A region of Chloroflexota bacterium DNA encodes the following proteins:
- a CDS encoding aldehyde ferredoxin oxidoreductase family protein, protein MTIHGFANRIAHVDLTSNRVSYEPVPEEWARKYIGARGLGVRFVFENGPKVDPLSPDNILCFMNGPLTGTDVNMSGRMAIVTKSPLTGTVTDSHHGGWSAARLRWAGFDGLIFKGRAAKPVYAYVHGDKVEILDAAQIWGKGVHDTIKFFKQKYGEKDLTVLAIGPASEHLCRFGAWLNEDDRASGRGGTGCVGGSKNLKAIVVKAEKNVPKPFDRDAFKIAHQRALATIMDVKNITAPRKGGLSVFGTNVLMNIDNNIGALPTRNSQTTAFGEKAELISGEWVKEHILVDDPTCHACPVACKKEVDVKEGPFKIHMESVEYEPAWSLGANCDNSDAGSVAFMIDKANDYGYDAIEIGGVLAMYMEATQRGYVKNGSGLKWGDTHGMVELMRKIAFREGEGDMLADGIEPAAKKLGHPEIAMTVKGQSIPAYDPRGIKGMGLGYATSNRGACHLRGYSPASELGLISFKTDPLAWEGKGALLKLLQDLHAFSDSLDLCKFSAFAEGVEEYAAQYSAVTGVQITADDVLKIGERIYNLERHYNNLIGFGKGSDNLPKRFLEEPSKEKGSMGHVCELPQMLADYNKLRGWDDGVVPESKLKELEIP, encoded by the coding sequence ATGACCATACATGGGTTTGCCAATCGAATAGCTCACGTCGATCTCACCAGCAACCGGGTGTCATACGAACCGGTCCCCGAAGAGTGGGCGCGCAAGTATATTGGCGCGCGCGGCCTGGGGGTCCGCTTCGTCTTTGAGAACGGGCCGAAGGTCGATCCGCTCAGCCCGGACAACATCCTCTGCTTCATGAATGGGCCGCTGACCGGCACCGACGTGAACATGAGCGGGCGCATGGCGATCGTGACCAAGTCGCCACTGACCGGCACCGTCACCGACAGCCATCACGGCGGCTGGTCGGCCGCGCGCCTGCGCTGGGCCGGTTTCGATGGCTTGATCTTCAAGGGTCGCGCTGCCAAGCCGGTTTACGCCTATGTGCATGGCGACAAGGTGGAAATCCTGGACGCCGCCCAGATCTGGGGCAAGGGCGTACACGATACCATCAAATTCTTCAAGCAGAAATATGGCGAGAAGGATCTGACCGTGCTCGCGATCGGCCCGGCCAGCGAGCATCTTTGCCGCTTTGGCGCCTGGCTCAACGAGGATGACCGCGCGAGCGGACGCGGCGGCACCGGCTGTGTCGGCGGCAGCAAGAATCTGAAGGCCATCGTGGTCAAGGCAGAAAAGAACGTGCCGAAACCCTTTGACCGCGACGCCTTTAAGATCGCCCACCAGCGCGCCCTGGCGACGATCATGGACGTCAAGAACATCACGGCGCCGCGCAAAGGCGGGCTCTCGGTCTTCGGCACCAACGTGCTGATGAACATCGACAACAACATCGGCGCACTGCCCACCCGCAACAGCCAGACGACGGCGTTTGGCGAGAAGGCGGAGCTCATCAGCGGCGAGTGGGTCAAGGAACACATCCTTGTCGACGACCCCACCTGCCACGCCTGCCCCGTCGCGTGCAAGAAAGAGGTGGACGTCAAGGAAGGCCCCTTCAAGATTCACATGGAGAGCGTGGAGTACGAGCCGGCGTGGTCGCTCGGCGCGAACTGCGACAACTCCGACGCCGGATCCGTCGCCTTCATGATTGACAAGGCCAACGACTACGGTTACGACGCCATCGAAATCGGCGGCGTGCTTGCGATGTACATGGAAGCGACGCAGCGCGGCTACGTGAAGAACGGCAGCGGCCTGAAGTGGGGCGACACCCACGGCATGGTCGAGCTGATGCGCAAGATCGCCTTCCGCGAGGGCGAAGGCGACATGCTGGCCGACGGCATCGAGCCGGCCGCCAAGAAACTCGGTCATCCCGAGATCGCCATGACCGTCAAGGGGCAGAGCATCCCCGCGTACGATCCGCGCGGCATCAAGGGCATGGGGCTCGGCTACGCCACCAGCAACCGCGGCGCGTGTCACCTGCGCGGGTACTCGCCCGCCAGCGAACTGGGTCTGATCTCGTTCAAGACCGACCCGCTGGCCTGGGAAGGCAAGGGCGCGCTGCTCAAGCTGCTGCAGGACCTGCACGCGTTCTCGGACAGCCTTGACCTGTGCAAGTTCAGCGCGTTCGCGGAAGGCGTCGAGGAATACGCGGCCCAGTACTCGGCCGTGACCGGCGTCCAGATCACCGCCGACGACGTGTTGAAGATCGGCGAGCGCATCTACAACCTGGAGCGGCATTACAACAACCTGATCGGCTTCGGCAAGGGCAGCGACAACCTGCCCAAGCGGTTCCTCGAAGAGCCTTCGAAGGAAAAAGGCTCTATGGGGCATGTGTGTGAGCTGCCACAGATGCTGGCCGATTACAACAAGTTGCGCGGCTGGGACGATGGGGTGGTCCCGGAGAGTAAGCTGAAGGAGTTGGAAATCCCGTAG
- a CDS encoding ATP-binding protein, translated as MTFGKPLKTDISTSQTLFPIRLEASLQLRGSSAMTPWTQSELERLITEQIEESRILDYKRAASLGRQNKQKDELAKDISAFANSAGGTIVYGVAEFEDEAKRHLPERLDPIDRIQFSREWLDQMVDSIQPRIDGLKIHSVPLDSAPNHVAYVVEIPQSVTAHQATDKKYYRRYNFRSIPMDDYEIRDVMARQKHPNIELTFELRVELEVEKDLIPTSFASSSQKRKTRHVLVVRAKNSGTVLAQYVNAHIFVPVQMARTYERFSQHIRRHDDREYYSFYRANTSRDVLQGGSPLERTVYGPTRYDPILPGRSHKWEIELTRKLDTIDLNGLYIEWSVFADNARRQVGEIVVNDIKQVDLRERASGGEHFTEEDIEDL; from the coding sequence TTGACATTCGGAAAGCCGCTGAAAACGGATATTTCAACAAGCCAAACCTTATTCCCGATAAGATTAGAAGCTTCTCTCCAGCTTAGAGGTTCATCAGCGATGACACCTTGGACACAATCAGAACTCGAACGTTTAATCACTGAACAGATTGAGGAAAGCCGAATCCTCGACTATAAGCGCGCAGCATCCCTAGGCAGACAGAATAAGCAGAAGGACGAACTCGCAAAAGACATATCAGCGTTCGCCAATTCTGCAGGCGGCACGATAGTCTATGGGGTCGCCGAATTTGAGGATGAAGCAAAGAGGCATCTGCCAGAAAGGCTTGATCCAATTGATCGCATTCAATTTTCGCGCGAATGGCTAGATCAAATGGTCGACAGTATTCAGCCACGTATTGACGGATTGAAGATTCATTCCGTTCCGCTCGACTCGGCCCCTAATCACGTTGCTTACGTAGTCGAGATCCCACAGAGCGTAACGGCTCACCAGGCCACCGATAAGAAGTATTATCGACGCTACAACTTTCGCTCGATCCCGATGGACGATTATGAAATTCGCGATGTCATGGCTCGTCAGAAGCACCCTAATATTGAACTGACTTTTGAACTTCGCGTCGAACTCGAGGTCGAGAAAGATCTAATACCGACTTCATTCGCCAGTAGCAGTCAGAAAAGAAAAACTAGGCACGTGCTGGTAGTTCGCGCCAAGAACTCGGGCACGGTGCTCGCTCAATATGTCAATGCCCATATCTTCGTTCCGGTACAGATGGCACGTACATATGAGCGCTTCAGCCAACATATCAGACGTCATGATGACCGTGAATACTACTCGTTCTATCGAGCAAACACCTCGCGAGACGTGCTACAGGGCGGATCTCCATTAGAGCGTACTGTGTATGGACCAACGCGGTATGATCCTATCTTGCCTGGTCGCAGCCACAAATGGGAAATTGAATTAACACGCAAATTGGATACGATTGATCTCAACGGCCTCTATATTGAATGGTCAGTATTTGCCGATAATGCTCGACGCCAGGTGGGGGAGATAGTAGTCAATGACATCAAGCAAGTCGACTTGCGCGAGCGCGCTAGCGGAGGAGAGCATTTCACAGAGGAAGACATTGAAGACCTGTGA
- the mtnP gene encoding S-methyl-5'-thioadenosine phosphorylase, translating to MDTAIIGVIGGSGLYAMDGLSDVKEVKITSPFGDPSDVITLGTFGGQRIAFLPRHGRGHRLTPSEVPYRANIFALKTLGVQWIVAVSACGSLREEFAPRDIVIPDQIYDHTKGRAGSFFGNGAVAHVSFADPFCSTLSGILYDAVKEAGGRVHKGGKYLTIEGPQFSSKAESNTYRQWGMDIIGMTNVPESRLAREAEICYATMAHVTDYDVWHQSAEPVTLPMVIANLNANVALAQKALAVVFNRLPATREQCACPTALKDAIVTDPARIPAKFKDDLRPITGKYLG from the coding sequence ATGGACACAGCCATCATTGGCGTGATCGGCGGGAGCGGGTTGTACGCAATGGACGGGCTGAGCGACGTGAAAGAGGTCAAGATCACCTCGCCGTTTGGCGACCCGAGCGACGTGATCACGCTCGGCACGTTCGGCGGCCAGCGCATCGCCTTCCTGCCGCGCCACGGGCGCGGGCACCGGCTCACGCCGAGCGAGGTGCCGTACCGCGCCAACATCTTCGCGCTGAAGACGCTCGGCGTGCAATGGATCGTGGCCGTCAGCGCGTGCGGCTCGCTGCGCGAGGAGTTCGCGCCGCGCGACATCGTCATCCCCGACCAGATCTACGACCACACCAAGGGGCGCGCCGGCAGCTTCTTCGGCAACGGCGCCGTCGCGCACGTCAGCTTCGCCGACCCCTTCTGCTCGACCCTCTCAGGCATCCTGTACGACGCGGTCAAGGAAGCCGGCGGCCGCGTGCACAAGGGCGGCAAGTATCTTACGATTGAAGGGCCGCAGTTCTCCAGCAAGGCCGAATCGAACACCTACCGCCAGTGGGGCATGGACATCATCGGCATGACCAACGTGCCGGAGTCGCGGCTGGCGCGCGAGGCCGAGATCTGCTACGCCACAATGGCGCACGTCACCGACTACGACGTCTGGCACCAGAGCGCCGAGCCGGTGACGCTGCCGATGGTCATTGCGAACCTGAACGCTAATGTGGCGCTGGCGCAGAAGGCGCTGGCGGTCGTGTTCAACCGCCTGCCGGCGACGCGCGAGCAGTGCGCCTGCCCGACCGCGCTCAAGGACGCGATCGTCACCGACCCAGCGCGCATCCCGGCCAAATTCAAAGACGACCTGCGCCCAATCACGGGGAAGTATCTGGGCTAA
- a CDS encoding aminotransferase class V-fold PLP-dependent enzyme, with amino-acid sequence MTTMQTRSTNKVLPPLSEAEAQFRKAYPDYAGTRLLDEQRASEYGRLDAGEHIYLDYTGGGLYADSQVQAHADLLRQNVYGNPHSSNPTSLAMTKLVEQSRRYALEFFNASPDEYVVVFTQNASGALKLVGESYPFCPGGNYLLTFDNHNSVNGIREFARAKGATVTYAPVVPPDMRLDAVKLQEYLAQAEPGGCNLFAYPAQSNFSGVQHSLDWIQRAHAAGWDVLLDAAAFVPSNPLDLSRVHPDYVCMSFYKIFGYPTGLGALVARRDALRKLRRPWFAGGTISVASVQGDKYYLVEGAEGFEDGTINYLSIPAVEIGLRHIARIGYDAIHTRVQCLTGWMLDQLTTLRHAGGAPVVHIYGPLTTESRGGTITVNFYDADGHFIDHRLVEQRANQVNISLRTGCFCNPGGGELALGISAEELTSCFVSHDRLTLDEFRRCIDDKSTGAVRISVGLATTFRDVYHFIEFARSFVGKRAADI; translated from the coding sequence ATGACTACAATGCAGACCCGATCAACAAACAAAGTATTGCCGCCGTTGAGCGAGGCCGAGGCGCAGTTCCGAAAGGCCTACCCCGACTATGCAGGCACGCGCCTGCTCGATGAGCAGCGCGCCAGTGAGTACGGGCGGCTGGACGCCGGCGAACACATCTACCTCGACTACACCGGCGGCGGGCTGTACGCCGACTCGCAGGTGCAGGCGCACGCCGACCTGCTGCGCCAGAACGTCTACGGCAACCCGCACTCCAGCAACCCGACCTCGCTGGCGATGACGAAGCTGGTCGAGCAGTCGCGCCGCTACGCGCTGGAGTTCTTCAACGCCTCGCCGGATGAATACGTCGTCGTCTTCACGCAGAATGCCAGCGGCGCGCTCAAGCTCGTCGGCGAGTCGTACCCGTTCTGCCCCGGCGGCAACTACCTACTGACGTTCGACAACCACAACTCCGTCAACGGCATCCGCGAGTTTGCGCGCGCCAAGGGCGCGACGGTGACCTACGCGCCGGTGGTGCCGCCCGACATGCGACTGGACGCGGTGAAGTTGCAGGAATACCTGGCACAGGCCGAACCCGGCGGCTGCAACCTGTTCGCCTACCCGGCGCAGTCGAACTTCTCCGGCGTGCAGCACTCGCTCGACTGGATCCAGCGCGCGCACGCGGCGGGATGGGACGTGCTGCTCGACGCGGCCGCGTTCGTGCCGAGCAATCCGCTCGACCTGAGCCGCGTGCACCCGGACTACGTCTGCATGTCGTTCTACAAGATCTTCGGCTACCCGACCGGTCTCGGCGCACTCGTCGCCCGCCGCGACGCCCTGCGCAAGCTGCGCCGGCCGTGGTTCGCCGGCGGCACCATCTCGGTCGCGTCGGTGCAGGGCGACAAGTATTACCTGGTCGAGGGCGCGGAAGGCTTCGAGGACGGCACGATCAACTACCTGTCGATCCCGGCCGTGGAGATCGGCCTGCGGCACATCGCGCGCATCGGATATGATGCGATTCACACGCGCGTGCAGTGCCTGACCGGCTGGATGCTCGACCAGTTGACGACGCTGCGGCACGCCGGCGGCGCGCCGGTCGTGCACATCTACGGGCCGCTGACTACCGAGTCGCGTGGCGGCACGATCACGGTCAACTTCTACGACGCCGACGGGCACTTCATCGATCACCGGCTCGTCGAGCAGCGCGCCAACCAGGTGAACATCTCGCTGCGCACCGGCTGCTTCTGCAACCCCGGCGGCGGCGAGTTGGCGCTCGGCATTTCGGCTGAGGAACTGACCAGTTGTTTCGTCAGCCACGACCGGCTGACGCTCGACGAGTTCCGGCGCTGCATCGACGACAAGAGCACCGGCGCGGTGCGCATCTCGGTCGGCCTGGCCACCACGTTCCGCGATGTGTACCACTTCATCGAGTTCGCGCGCAGCTTCGTGGGCAAGCGCGCCGCCGATATTTAG
- a CDS encoding acetolactate synthase, which yields MPYHGGRLVAKVLKGEGVTHLFTLCGGHVAPVYDGCIDEGIAVIDMRHEQAAAHAADAYARLTRGIGVAVVTAGPGVTDAVTAVANAYYAASPLLLIGGAAPLNQQGRGALQEMEQVALLKPITKWSVSIHETARIPELLTQAIRMALSGRPGPVFVELPFDILFNFVDESAAKFPVNYRAKERPAGAPATIAAAAQLIAQASRPVILAGSQVYWDGAEAQLRRFAEQCALPVFTNGMGRGTLPMDHPNCLQLARGAALRESDLVIAIGTAMDFRVRYGEFGHDTKLIQIDIDPTEIGRNRAVEAGIVGSAATVLEQLAAATTGARFDGWLARLQGIEEEKRTAQARWETSDDLPIHQYRLAHELNRFIDADTIVVGDGGDVVGIAAKVLTIRKPAHWMDPGPLGCLGVGLPFAIAAQLLNPGKRVIVLNGDGSFALNGMEFDTSARFGLPIVTLIGNDGQWGEIRVPQMQMMGAERAVATKLGDQTHYEKIAEAFGGHGEFVTAPDQIVPALERAFTSGKPSIINVMIDPDGVRKADAVRAYVM from the coding sequence ATGCCATACCACGGCGGCCGGCTGGTCGCGAAGGTGCTGAAGGGCGAAGGCGTCACGCATCTGTTCACGCTCTGCGGCGGACACGTCGCGCCGGTCTATGATGGCTGTATCGATGAAGGCATCGCCGTCATCGATATGCGCCACGAGCAGGCCGCCGCGCACGCCGCCGACGCCTACGCCCGCCTCACGCGCGGCATCGGCGTCGCGGTCGTTACGGCCGGCCCCGGCGTGACCGACGCCGTGACGGCGGTCGCCAACGCATACTACGCCGCCAGCCCCCTGCTCCTGATCGGCGGCGCGGCTCCGCTCAACCAGCAGGGGCGCGGCGCGCTGCAGGAGATGGAGCAGGTCGCGCTGCTCAAGCCGATCACGAAGTGGAGCGTTTCGATTCACGAAACGGCGCGCATCCCCGAACTGCTGACGCAGGCGATCCGCATGGCACTCAGCGGTCGGCCCGGCCCGGTCTTCGTGGAACTGCCGTTCGACATCCTGTTCAACTTCGTGGACGAGTCGGCGGCAAAGTTCCCTGTCAACTATCGCGCCAAAGAGCGACCGGCCGGCGCGCCGGCGACGATCGCGGCGGCCGCGCAGTTGATTGCACAGGCGTCGCGCCCGGTCATCCTAGCCGGGTCGCAGGTTTACTGGGATGGCGCGGAAGCGCAACTGCGCCGCTTCGCCGAGCAGTGCGCCCTGCCGGTATTCACGAACGGCATGGGGCGCGGCACGCTCCCGATGGACCACCCAAACTGCCTGCAACTGGCGCGCGGGGCGGCGCTGCGCGAGTCCGATCTCGTCATCGCGATCGGCACGGCGATGGACTTCCGCGTGCGCTACGGCGAGTTCGGGCACGACACAAAGCTGATTCAGATCGACATCGACCCGACCGAGATCGGCCGCAACCGCGCGGTCGAGGCCGGCATCGTCGGCAGCGCGGCGACGGTGCTGGAACAACTGGCGGCCGCGACTACAGGCGCGCGCTTCGATGGCTGGCTGGCGCGCCTGCAGGGCATCGAAGAGGAGAAACGCACCGCGCAGGCGCGCTGGGAAACGTCGGACGACCTGCCGATTCACCAGTACCGGCTGGCGCACGAACTGAACCGGTTCATCGACGCCGACACGATCGTGGTCGGCGACGGCGGCGACGTGGTCGGCATCGCCGCCAAGGTACTGACGATCCGCAAGCCCGCGCACTGGATGGACCCCGGGCCGCTCGGCTGTCTCGGCGTGGGCCTGCCGTTCGCCATCGCGGCGCAGTTGCTCAACCCCGGCAAACGGGTCATCGTGCTGAACGGCGACGGCTCGTTCGCGCTCAACGGCATGGAGTTCGACACGTCGGCGCGCTTCGGCCTGCCGATCGTGACGCTGATCGGCAACGACGGCCAGTGGGGCGAGATCCGCGTGCCGCAGATGCAGATGATGGGCGCCGAGCGCGCAGTCGCGACCAAGCTCGGCGACCAGACGCACTACGAGAAGATCGCCGAGGCGTTCGGCGGGCATGGCGAGTTCGTGACCGCGCCCGACCAGATCGTGCCGGCGCTGGAACGCGCGTTCACCAGCGGCAAGCCGTCGATCATCAATGTGATGATCGACCCGGACGGCGTGCGCAAAGCCGACGCCGTCCGCGCCTATGTGATGTAA
- a CDS encoding NUDIX hydrolase: MELGATYKTAKPPTSQGSGKAKAYGAVVIDADGRVLLREPTDHYDEYVWTFAKGRPNLGETPEETARREVKEETGIAGTIVVPIPGEFEGGTTVNLFFLASPVGEPGPWGKETAQIRWVTEEEAKDLIGKTTNKTGRPRDLAILKAAFAVYLGQPSKS, from the coding sequence ATGGAGTTGGGCGCGACCTACAAGACGGCCAAGCCACCGACTTCGCAGGGTTCTGGCAAGGCCAAGGCTTATGGCGCAGTCGTCATAGACGCCGATGGGCGGGTGCTACTTCGAGAGCCTACGGATCATTACGATGAGTATGTCTGGACGTTTGCGAAGGGACGCCCGAATCTAGGCGAGACGCCCGAAGAAACTGCGCGACGCGAGGTCAAAGAGGAAACTGGCATTGCAGGTACGATCGTAGTGCCAATTCCCGGCGAGTTTGAAGGGGGAACAACCGTAAATTTGTTCTTCTTGGCGTCTCCAGTGGGCGAACCTGGACCGTGGGGAAAAGAAACGGCACAAATCCGGTGGGTAACCGAAGAAGAAGCGAAGGATCTAATTGGGAAGACCACAAACAAGACTGGGCGGCCACGTGACTTGGCCATACTGAAAGCTGCTTTCGCTGTATATCTTGGTCAACCATCGAAAAGCTAA
- a CDS encoding GIY-YIG nuclease family protein: protein MRSRTIRIHLREGNPAGILSAEIGNATIKVTVVSKTRLKDVADEIKCPGVYFLVGDNPDNPAKPMVYVGESDNLLERLTYHYSAASMYYWERTIIVTSKDDNFTKAHVMYLEAKLVQAISQAQRALLKNGRDPDIPTLPAADKADMNEFLEQTQLLLPVLGFQFASLVPTMDVSADNFTVAHGKPSIIPPIAESPMLHLSYAGVSADARVINGEVIVFKGSTFRKQTTSTIPHYDVDKRSQLENDGKLAEGADPDYWTLKQDVSFNSISAAARAIGGASLNGRDVWKIKDSDQTYGEWQEAQRPS, encoded by the coding sequence ATGCGAAGCCGAACAATCAGAATACACCTGCGTGAAGGAAATCCGGCGGGTATCCTCAGCGCCGAGATCGGGAATGCGACCATCAAAGTGACTGTAGTGTCGAAGACCCGCCTCAAGGATGTCGCGGACGAAATCAAGTGCCCTGGTGTCTATTTTCTGGTTGGCGACAACCCTGACAATCCTGCAAAGCCTATGGTATATGTTGGCGAAAGTGATAACCTGCTGGAGCGGCTGACTTATCATTACAGTGCTGCGAGCATGTATTACTGGGAACGTACGATAATCGTAACGAGCAAGGATGACAACTTTACGAAAGCGCATGTGATGTATTTGGAGGCAAAGTTGGTTCAAGCTATATCGCAGGCACAACGGGCGCTTCTCAAGAATGGCAGAGACCCCGATATTCCCACTTTACCTGCTGCCGATAAGGCTGACATGAATGAGTTTCTTGAGCAAACACAGTTGCTGCTGCCTGTATTGGGTTTTCAGTTTGCATCGCTTGTTCCGACAATGGATGTAAGCGCCGACAACTTTACTGTGGCTCATGGGAAACCAAGCATCATTCCCCCAATTGCTGAATCACCTATGCTACATTTGTCGTATGCAGGTGTTAGCGCCGACGCCCGTGTAATAAATGGTGAGGTCATCGTCTTCAAGGGTTCGACTTTCAGAAAACAAACGACGTCGACGATTCCACATTACGATGTTGACAAGCGGAGCCAACTTGAAAACGATGGTAAGCTGGCGGAAGGTGCCGACCCGGACTATTGGACGCTCAAGCAAGATGTTTCGTTCAACAGCATTAGTGCCGCCGCCCGCGCAATTGGCGGTGCGTCACTTAATGGGCGGGACGTGTGGAAAATCAAGGATTCTGACCAGACATACGGTGAGTGGCAGGAAGCGCAGCGTCCTTCGTAA
- a CDS encoding VWA domain-containing protein, which produces MEQRIVDFIAALRAAGVRVSIAESADAFRAVNHIGVLERGEFKSALRATLVKDAKDTPTFESLFPLFFGSGGPPLFNPTGDLTPEEQQMLMDALRALANDLRRLMEMLMQGREPSPQEMQRAGRQVGLQYANRPFQKEWFAKRMQRQMGLEQLDEALQELMEMLAAMGMERETRERLEEAARGNAEALEERVEQFAGENIARKAMEEKQEPSEADLMQRPFSALSENEARALRDMVRRMAAQLRSRASLRYKKGKRGALDAKRTIRANQRYGGVPIELRLKTKRLKPKLVLICDVSTSVRYCSEFMLRLIYELQDQVSKARSFIFIDDIKEITSYFDAGRPDTAVEAVLNDHQPGYYNTNLGNSLDTLTHDHLDAIDHRTTLIFIGDGRNNFSDPRADLVDQLKRRARRVIWLSPESPYLWGTGDSDMYAYQPFCDAIHEVANMQQLADAVDRLLG; this is translated from the coding sequence ATGGAACAACGGATAGTCGATTTCATCGCCGCGCTGCGGGCGGCCGGCGTGCGCGTCTCGATCGCCGAGAGCGCCGACGCGTTCCGCGCGGTCAATCATATCGGCGTGCTGGAGCGCGGCGAGTTCAAGTCGGCCCTGCGCGCGACGCTCGTCAAGGACGCCAAGGATACGCCGACGTTCGAGTCGCTGTTCCCGCTGTTCTTCGGCAGCGGCGGGCCGCCGCTGTTCAACCCGACCGGCGACCTGACTCCCGAAGAACAGCAGATGCTGATGGACGCTCTGCGCGCGCTGGCCAACGACCTGCGCCGGCTGATGGAAATGCTGATGCAGGGGCGCGAGCCGTCGCCGCAGGAGATGCAGCGCGCCGGCCGGCAGGTCGGCCTGCAGTACGCCAACCGCCCGTTCCAGAAAGAGTGGTTCGCCAAGCGCATGCAGCGGCAGATGGGCCTCGAGCAGCTCGACGAGGCGCTGCAGGAACTGATGGAGATGCTGGCGGCGATGGGCATGGAGCGCGAGACGCGCGAGCGGCTCGAAGAGGCGGCGCGCGGCAACGCCGAGGCGCTTGAAGAACGCGTGGAGCAGTTCGCCGGCGAGAACATCGCGCGCAAGGCGATGGAGGAGAAGCAGGAGCCGAGCGAGGCCGACCTGATGCAGCGGCCGTTCTCCGCGCTGTCGGAGAACGAGGCGCGCGCACTGCGCGACATGGTGCGGCGCATGGCGGCGCAGTTGCGCAGCCGCGCCTCACTGCGCTACAAGAAGGGCAAGCGCGGCGCGCTCGACGCCAAGCGCACCATCCGCGCCAACCAGCGCTACGGCGGCGTGCCGATCGAGCTGCGCCTCAAGACCAAGCGGCTCAAGCCGAAACTGGTGCTGATCTGCGACGTCTCGACCTCGGTGCGCTACTGCTCGGAGTTCATGCTGCGGCTGATCTACGAATTGCAGGATCAGGTCAGCAAGGCGCGCTCGTTCATCTTCATTGACGATATCAAAGAGATCACCAGCTACTTCGACGCCGGGCGGCCGGACACGGCGGTCGAGGCGGTGCTGAACGACCATCAGCCGGGCTACTACAACACGAACCTCGGCAACAGTCTTGACACGCTGACGCACGACCATCTGGACGCGATCGATCACCGCACGACGCTGATCTTCATCGGTGACGGGCGCAACAACTTCAGCGACCCGCGCGCCGACCTGGTCGACCAACTCAAGCGGCGCGCCCGGCGCGTCATCTGGCTGTCGCCGGAGTCGCCGTATCTGTGGGGTACGGGCGATAGCGACATGTACGCCTACCAGCCGTTCTGCGACGCGATCCACGAGGTCGCCAACATGCAGCAACTCGCCGACGCGGTGGACAGGCTGCTGGGGTAG
- a CDS encoding MoxR family ATPase, giving the protein MITGTHDVRDALSKQQYVASDEISTVVLLSEKLQKPILVEGPAGVGKTELAKAWASATGRRLIRLQCYEGLDESKALYEWEYAKQMLYTQLLRDKLHDVLSETQTLAQAADRIAQEEDVFFSERFLLPRPLLQAVTADEPVLLLIDEIDRADAEFEAFLLEILSDFQVSVPELGTMKAKQIPAVMLTSNNTRELSEALKRRCLYLFVDYPTVETELRIVRLHAPDLTPQLAKQAVELVHRLRKLDLKKSPSVSETIDWARALVTLNAQALDKETLENTMTVLLKHEQDVQRAKRAIGTPGASGGSSKSDDDDSVDYRMLGRPRR; this is encoded by the coding sequence ATGATTACCGGAACGCATGACGTGCGCGACGCATTGAGCAAGCAGCAGTACGTCGCCTCGGACGAGATCTCCACCGTGGTTCTGCTGTCGGAGAAACTGCAAAAACCGATTCTGGTCGAAGGGCCGGCGGGCGTCGGCAAGACGGAACTGGCCAAGGCCTGGGCATCAGCCACCGGGCGGCGTCTGATCCGCTTGCAGTGCTACGAGGGCCTCGACGAGTCGAAGGCGCTCTACGAGTGGGAATACGCCAAGCAGATGCTCTACACGCAGTTGCTGCGCGACAAGCTGCACGATGTGCTGTCCGAGACGCAGACGCTGGCGCAGGCCGCCGACCGCATCGCGCAGGAGGAGGATGTCTTCTTCTCCGAGCGGTTTCTCCTGCCGCGCCCGCTCTTGCAGGCCGTGACCGCCGACGAGCCGGTGCTGCTGCTGATCGACGAGATTGACCGCGCCGACGCCGAGTTCGAGGCGTTCCTGCTCGAAATCCTCTCCGACTTTCAGGTCAGCGTGCCGGAGCTCGGCACCATGAAGGCCAAGCAGATCCCGGCCGTGATGCTGACCTCCAACAACACGCGCGAACTGTCCGAAGCGCTCAAGCGCCGCTGCCTCTACCTGTTCGTGGACTACCCGACGGTCGAGACCGAGTTGCGCATCGTGCGCCTGCACGCGCCCGACCTCACGCCGCAACTCGCCAAGCAGGCGGTCGAACTGGTGCACCGCCTGCGCAAGCTCGACCTGAAGAAGTCGCCGAGCGTCAGCGAGACGATCGACTGGGCGCGCGCGCTGGTCACGCTGAACGCGCAGGCGCTGGACAAGGAGACGCTGGAGAACACCATGACCGTGCTGTTGAAGCACGAGCAGGACGTGCAGCGCGCCAAGCGCGCCATCGGGACGCCCGGCGCGTCGGGTGGCAGCAGCAAGTCCGACGACGATGACAGCGTCGATTACCGCATGCTCGGACGGCCGCGCCGCTAA